Within Candidatus Hydrogenedentota bacterium, the genomic segment GGCGCTTACATCCCCTCGAAACACGGATGGCGCCCAGCCGGCGAACCCCCCGAGCCCGAACAGCTCGAACTCGACAACGCCCAAGATGCGGAGCAAGCCACGTCTGCCGAGCCCGAACGAACGAGTGAGGCGTGAGACCGCAAGGGGGTGTTCACGGGAGGCGTCCCCGATGGTGTTTTTTGTCGCGGCGGGCGAGTCGTGCGCGGGTCATGCGCTCGCGCAGGCCTCCTTCTTCGAGAAAATCGCGTTCGAGGCGTCGGAGCTGCTGGTCGAGCAGGTAGTTTGTGACCTTGATGAGGCCGATGATGACGTTGGCACAGATGGCCGGGTCGGGATGCTCAATGCCTTTTCGGAACGTCTCGTAGTTTGCGCCTGAGGACCGGTTGCGTTGGCGCAGGCGCGCGGCGTAGGGGTGATCTCGGGCCCATTCGCCGAGGCCCCGGGTGCGGAGGAAGTCGCGGTAGTCGGCGAGAAGTTCTTTGAAGCTGGCGCGTGCGACGCTGGTCAGTTTGAGTTCGGTTTCTTTGGATGCGGCCGAGGCCATGCTGCCTTCGATGATGTTCTGCTTTCCGGAGCGGGCGGCCTGGGTCATCTGGCCACGGGTGCGGTCGTATTTGTCGAGAAAGCGGTCGCAGAAGTAGAGGGTGGCGTCGTAGACGATCTCGGCTTTCTGGTAGGAGAGCAGGCTTGCGTAGCCGCCATGGGGCGGGATGAAGCCTTGGGGCACGGCGGGCTCCTTTGAAGGGACATAAACGACAAAAGGGACATAAGTTTGGGTGGAAGAAGCAGCTTTCGCAGAGATCCCTTTATGTCATTTATGTCCTTTTAGTCCTTTTCCCTTATTTAGTCATGATATCAGCTCTGCGTGCGGGGGTTCAAGGGCGCGCGCGGGATTGACGCTGGATGGCGGTTCCGATAGTCTTTTATGGCGTAAACCAGCCTCCTCGCTAGAGGCGTGTAGGGAGTCTTGGCCTTGAACAAGTTCATGACTGGTGTCGTGGCAATTCTGGCCGTGTTGTTGGCCATACAGACGGTTCGCCTTCATCGGGCAGAGCAGGGGAGTGCTGCGGTGTCTCCGAAATCGCAAGGGCCGGGGACACCGGCGGGGCGCGAAGACCTCGCCGAGGCGCGGTTTCTGCTCGAGGACCCGGATCACTCGGGCAACGGCGGGGTCCCGAGCAATCCGATGTCCGACTACCTCGTCGAAGCCATGGCAGCGTTCCTGGAATCGGATGAAATCTACAGCAGCGGCGCGGAGTCTTTGCGGGACCGTGGGACAGGGTCCGCCGAAGGCAAATCGGGCGATAAGGCCGCGGGCACCGCAGGAAAGAGTGCCGAGGCGGAGACTGGCGGAGCGTGCCGCGCGCATGATGGCGCGGCTCGAACGGCAGTTGACGGCGGCGCAAAAGCTTCTGGGATAGGCTACACAGCTTCATCATAGGGAGTGCCGGTTTGCAGGAACGACGCAAGACCCTTCGGCGCCAGGCTGATATCGCCGCCAAGGAGCGTGTGCGCGAACTCGAAACACTAGTCGCCGAATTAGGAGGACAGAGAGAATTCAGGCGCAAGCGGCGGCATGTCATCCGGCATACCTGCCAGGTCAGGATTCAGATGCTGATTGGCCACGCGGCGGGTTACTCGAACGACTGGGATTTCGACGCCGTCGCCATTCCCGGGCGTTTGCTGGACTTGAATACGGATGGCGCGCAGTTGTTCACGAAGCAGCGCCTCGAAACGGGCCAGCATCTGCGTTTGGCCATCAAACTCCGCAACGGACAGGAGATTCATATGCCGGCGGACATCCGCTGGGTCCGCCATCTGCCCGAGAAAGGCGGGTTCTGCGCCGGTGTGGCGTTCAATGGACTGGCCGATGCGGACAGCAGAATAGTCACGGCATTTCTGCAGGAGCTCGATGCTTCCGCGGGATTCTAGTGAATTGGGCCGAGCCTTTCGTGATGCCAATCGACACGCTTGGAGGCACAGGACTCAAACCCCTGTCTCGAGATGTGAAGAGCACGATGGAGGGGACATCCTCATGCGCGCGATTCTTATGTCACTCCTTCTTCTGGGACCCGCTTTGGCCGTCCTGGCGGCCGAAAACGGTATCATGGCTGGGGGGCTGCGCACCGATTTCCGCGTCGACCCACTGGGCATCGAGGAATCCCAGCCGCGGCTGAGCTGGGTGGTGTCCTCCGGCGAGCGCGGCGTGGTCCAGAACGCCTACCGCATCATGGCTGCCGGCTCGCCCGAGTTTCTCGACGCGGAAAAGCCTGACTTCTGGGACTCGGGGAAGGTCGAATCTTCGGACATGCACGCGCGCTACTCGGGGAAGGTCCTTTACGCTGCGCAGAGTGTCTCTTGGCGGGTCAAGGTCTGGGACGAGCACGGTCAGGCCTCGCCGTGGAGCGACACCGCCACGTGGACCATGGGTCTTCTCGGGCCCAGCGACTGGCAGGCGGATTGGATCGCCGGCCGCGCACTGAGACCCCCCCTCGAAGGCGCGCAGTGGATATGGGCGCCCGACGAAGACTTCATGCAGGCTGCGCCGGGCACGCGGTTTTTTTGCAGGATGCTTGAGCTTGACTCCGGCGCGCAGCTCCTGTCCGCACGGCTTGAAATCAGCGCGGACAACGAATGCAGTGTGCGCATGGGGACATCAGGATTTGGGGAAATCGCCACGAAAACCGGGTGGGAACGGGCCAAGTCCATCGATGTAACCCAGCATCTGGGCTCCGGGCGGAACCTCATTGGGCTCGCGGTGACCAATACCGCTGATAACCCCAATCCAGCGGGCGTTATCGCCCGGCTGGACATCGAATATGCCGACGGCACGTCCCAGACCTTGGTCACCGACAAATCCTGGCGGGCGGGGCCAAAGAAAGGCTGGGATCTGGCGTCAGGACCGGACCGTTTCCAAGAAGACCCCGTCGGCGGCTGGCCGAATGCCAAAGAACTAGGTCCCCCCGGCACCGAACCGTGGGGGGAGATCAAGGGCTCCGGGTCGGACGTCATGCCCATCTTCCGTACGGAGTTCGCGGTCGAGCGGAAACCCGTCAAACGCGCGTTGGCGTGTGTGTGCGGCCTCGGCCATTTCGAGCTTTCGGTTAACGGGGCGAAAGTGGGCGACCACGTCATCGATCCCGGCTGGACGGATTACAGAGACACCTGCTTGTACGTGCCTTTCGATGTGACCGCGATGTTGCGCGAAGGCTCAAATGCCCTCGGCGTCATGCTGGGCAACGGCATGTACAACGTTCAGGGCGGGCGGTACGTCAAGTTCCTCGGGTCCTTCGGCGAGCCCAAGCTGATCTTGAACCTGCGCGTCGAATACGAGGACGGGATGGTCCAGCGCGTGGTGAGCGACGCGTCCTGGAAGACCGATGACGGTCCCATCGTGTTCAGTTGCGTGTATGGTGGCGAAGACTACGATGCCCGCCGCGAACAGCCGGGTTGGGACGCGCCCGGCTTCGACGATAGCGAGTGGGACGCGGTCCGCGTGGTGAAAGGACCCGGTGGAAAGCTGCGCTCCCAGTCCGCGCCGCCAATTACGGTGGCGAGAAGCATTCGCAGTGACAAGGTGGGCTCGCTGTCTCCCGGGGAATGCATCGTGTTTCTGGGCGAGAACTTGTCCGCGCGGCCTTTCATCACAGTGAAGGGAGAGGCGGGCGCGCGCGTGACCATCACCACGGCCGAGCGCATGGACAAGCCGTGGGAGGGCCATTCCTACACATATACTTTGAAAGGGGAGGGAGAGGAGACGTTTCGATCCCGCTTCACGTATTTCGGGTTCCAGATTCTACGCGTTGTGGGCGTCGATCTGCCGGAAGACCCCGATGCAGGCAAGGAAAGGGCGGTATTGCTCGACGCAGGGGCCGATTTCGTCACGAGTTCGGCACCGGCGGTTGGTGCGTTTCATTGCGCGGACCCGCTGCCGGGCGCGCCCCATTTGTTCAACGAAATTGACGCCATGATCGACCGGTCGGTCCGCAGTAATCTGCAGAGCGTTCTGACCGACTGCCCGCACCGCGAAAAGCTTGGGTGGCTCGAGGTGGCTCACCTGATGGGCCCGTCCATCCTTTATCGTTACGACACCCATGGGCTCTACCGCAAAATCTGCCGCGACACCACCGATTCGCAGCTCGAAGACGGCTTGGTGCCCGACATCGCGCCCGAGTACACGCGGTTCAGCGGCGGGTTCTTCGAGTCGGCCGAGTGGGGCAGCGCGTCCGTCCAACTGCCCTGGCTGCTGTATCGCTGGTACGGGGACGAGGATGTCTTGGATCAGCAGTACGCCACCATGGCGAGGTATACCCGCTATCTTGCCACAACCCGCAACGAACAGGGGCTCGCCAAGGCGGGGCTTGGCGACTGGTACGACTGGAGCTCCGAAAACGGTCACCAGGGCGAGTCGCAACATACCCCTGGGGAGTTGACCGCAACAGCCATGCTGTACGACAACGCGCGCATCGTTGCCGAGACTGCAGCAATGCAGGGAAGAGACGCGGATGCGGCGGAGTTTGGCGTACTCGCGGAGCGGGTCCGGACAGATTTCATTGCGGCCTACTACAAGCCGGCCGAACAGACTGTCGCGACCGGCAGCCAGGCGTCCCTTGCTGTTGCGTTACACTTTGGGCTGTTCCCTGACGAGGCCCGCGACGCGCTGGCCGAGCGATTGGTCAAAGAGCTGGAGTCGAACGGCTACCGCCAAACCACCGGCGAGGTTTGTTTCCGATACCTGTTGATGGCCCTGGCTGATGCGGGGCGGTCGGACGTCATCTACCGCATGCTGGACCGCGGGACCGCACCCGGATACGGCTGCATGCTCCGGCAATGGGGGCTGAAGACGCTCTCCGAACGGTGGGACAAACCCGGCTCCTCGCTCAACCATTGCATGTTTGGCCATGCCCAGGAATGGTTTACCGGCTACCTGCTCGGGATACGCCAAGCGCCCGGCAGCGTCGGATTCGAGCATCTCCACATCGAACCGACAGTGGTCGAGGGCCTGAACGGCGCGGAAGGTTACTTCGATTCGCCCCACGGGCGTGTCGCGGTATCGTGGAACCGTCAGGACAGCGGCATCATCGCCCTCGATGTGACGGTCCCCGGAAACTCTACCGCCGACATCGTGTTGCCCACCGGCGCGGCCGAAAACGTAACCGAATCCGGCGTTCCGTTAGCCGGCGCGCTGGGCATTCGCGACATCAAGGCGGGCGCGAAGACAACGGTCACAACCGGCTCTGGCCGCTACAGCTTCGTTTGTCCCGCGCCCTAATCGGGTTGAGGAAGACGCGCGGAGAGACTGCCGCGTGATCGCCGCGGGCCCCATAAGCCATATAATCACGAGGCGCGGCTGACTTTGACCCAGGCCGGGCGGTTCTGGTTCGCCGAATCCCGGGCCAAGCTCTCAGAGGTCCGTCGTCAGATGATTACCGTAAGAAACCGCGGCCCCGAACGACTAATCAGCAGGATGTTATGAGGAAGGCCAACCTCGAACGAGACAGCGATGCGTCATTGGCGCGGCGTTGGCGCGCCGGCGACGGCCAAGCGGCCGCGGCGGTTGTCGAGCGCTACACCGATGCCCTTGGCGCGATCGCATACGGCGTGACGCGCAACCGGGCCCTCGCGGAGGAGGCGGTGCAGGAAACGTTTGCCCGCGCCACGCGAACGCTTGGACAGTTGAAAGACCCCGCGCGGCTGGGGCCGTGGCTGGTGGGTATTGTGCGGCACGTTGCCGTGGATATGGCGCGGCGGCGTTCGCGCGAGACCCCCATCGGCGACCGGGATATTGCGGCCCGGAGCAATCCCGGCCACGAGGCCATGCGCAACGAGGCGGCCGAGTCCCTGGGCGGGGCCATCGCGGCGTTGCCCGAGGACCAGCGCGACATCCTCGCGATGAAATACGTGGCGGGGATGTCATACGGGGCCATCGCGGAGACGCTGGGCATGACGCCCGACGCCGTGAGTCAGAAACTGTGGCGTGTCCGCCAGAAGCTGCAGAAAGAACTAGTGGAGTTCCGGCCATGAACCCGAAGGATTCGGAACGCTTATCACGATATCTCGACGGTGAATTGACCCCGGACGAGAGCCGGGCGGTCGAGGAGTTGCTTGCAACGTCCCCGGAGGCCCGCGAGGAGTATACGATTATGAAACAGATACACGAGGCGACTCGAGATACNNNNNNNNNNNNNNNNNNNNNNNNNNNNNNNNNNNNNNNNNNNNNNNNNNNNNNNNNNNNNNNNNNNNNNNNNNNNNNNNNNNNNNNNNNNNNNNNNNNNAGATTGAGCTGCATGTGAAGCTTCTTCCTGAGACGGTTTACACCGGGCGCGTGGTGGATGCCGCGGGAAACCCGATTGCCGAGGTGCGGGTTGCCGCCGAAGGCGCGGAAGACCCGGCCCATGACGTCGCGGTTACGGATGCCGAGGGACAATTCAGCGTCGCGGCGCGCGCCGCCTATGGGGCGCTGTATTTCTCGCACCCGAACTATGCGCTGACCTGGATACAGCGCGTTGCGTCTCCTGAGCCGGTCCAGGCGACGTTGACCGCCGGCGCGTCGTTACGGCTGCGCGTGATGCAAGGAAGCCAGCCTGTTCCGGGCGCGGTTGTGCAGGTCGCATCCGAAATCCCCGAAGCGCTTGGGTACGCCATGCGGCGCGAGACCGATGAAACCGGATGCGTCGTGTTTCACCAGGTACCCCCGGATCCCGAGGTCCTGGCCGAACTCGCGGTCGTTGTCACGGCCCCGAACGGCGTCAAGGGGCGCTTGATGGAAGTTCCCAGCCTGCAGCCGGGCGCGACGGCTGAAACCGTGCTGACACTGCCGGACGAATACCCGGGCGAGGTGAGCGGGACCGTCGTTGATGCCGAGGGCAACCCTCTGGCGGGAATTCCGGTGATCGTCGGTACCTCCGATGATGTCGCAATCTGCTCGTACACAAATGAGAGCGGCGTCTACACGGCGGGACTCCCCTTCGGCGAGAGCCAGGTATTCATTGCGCGGGATCTGCTTGCCCCGGGGCAGTTCGTGGCGAAACCGAGCGGGAACCGTTTACAGGTGAACAAGTCCGGCGCGACATTCGTGCAGAACTTCACTATTTCCAGCGTCAAGAAGGACGTGGCGTTTGTGCGCTCGGGCGGGGCGCCTGTGGAAGAGGTATGGCTGCAATTGTGGCCTGTGTTGCCCACGGGTTTCCGGGGCTTCGTCGACGACAGCGTGAAGTGGAAGGTGGCCACGGCCGCCGGACATATACAAGCACTCTGCGCGCAGATTTATCGCGGCTACGCATACGACCCCGCCGGGGAGCAGGTGGCGTTCGTGGGCGTACCCGAAGACCTGACCGAGGTCACGGTCGTATTCAATCAGCCGGCCGGCGCCATTGCAGGCCGTGTCGTCGACCCCAGCGGAAAGCCCCTGGCAGCTGCCAGCGTGAGTACTTCAAGTTCGGCGGAGGGATATCCTTCAGCATATGCATGGACCGATGCCGAGGGGCGCTTCCGCATCGAAGCGCTGCCGACAGATTCGACGTATTGGCTGGGGTTCTCGTTGCGGGGGTACCAGCTTCTTCCCGGGTCTCTGGTTGCGGGACTCCAGCCCCAGCGTGACCCGGTGGCGGTGGAGTATGTCATGGCGCCCCAGGACGCGGGCCTTTTGGGCCAGGTGTTGGCCGCCGATGGTTCTGCGCTTCCCCGAACGCATCTGATGCTTGCCGACCGCGACCGCGTCTTGAAATCGGTACCCAGTGGTGGTGACGGAACGTTCTACTTCGAAGTGGCGGAGGGCAGTTACACACTATGGGCACTTGCGCCCGCGATGGACGCCATGACCTCCGTAGCGGTTACGGCGCCGTCGCAGGGGAATGTAATCACCCTGCCCGTGGCCTCGCCGCCGCCGGTCAGCAACGTTCCTGCACCCCAGGGACGCGAAAGTGAGCGTGCTTCGAACAACTTCAAACAGATGGGGCTGGTGTTCAAGATGTACGCCAACGAGAGCCAAGGCGCATTGTTCCCGCCGCTCGAGGCCCAGGATGGTGTGTTCACGCCCGAGTTCAAGAAGATCTATCCCGAATACCTCACGGACACAACGGTGCTGTATCCGAACGACGGCATCACGCGCTGCTATTTCGCGCATGCCGTGACCAGTGAAGCCCAGGGTATGGCGTTTCTCGACGCCGTGCAGCAGCTCGGCATCGCGGCTGTGCGGGATCAAGACATCCAGGTTGGGGCGGGCAAAGGTACCGCAGGCGGCGAGGTCATTTTCCGCCTGAACGAAGGACTGGCCAACCAGGTATTTCCCGATGCGCCTGCGGGGATGGTGGGAAGCATGATGCAGGCATCGATCCCGGTTCTGTGGGAAGTGCCCGGCGAGCGTGAGGAGTCTGGCGGCTGGGTGCTGTACATGGATGGGCATGTCCAATGGCAGCCGTACCCGGGTCCGTTCCCGATGACCGAAGCATTCGTGACGCGTATCCGCGGCGTGCTGGGTTTGGCGAATTGAGCAAAGGCCGCCGCACGGCCAGAAACAGCCGCGCGAATCCTTCAGTTGTAACGCCTGGCCTCGTGCCGGGCGTTTTTCATGGTTCCGTGTTTGGGGCGGGTTGTGCGGGGGCAAGGTAACCGTCGTCGCGCAGCCACACGAACATGCCCAGGAGCACCACCGCGGTCTCGATGACGTAAAAGGCCGCGAGCGTGCGAAAGATGCCGCTGGTGAAGCCGTAGCTGTGCAACCCCACGCCCAGCAGGTTAACGCCCCACCACGAAAACGCCACGACCATGCCACACAGAACTGCACCGATGTTAAACCCGAGGGCCCTGATGTAATTCCCCAGGCGGGCATGGAGCACGGTGAGCATCCATAGCACGAGCATGAGGGCGCCATTCTCTTTCGGGTCCCAGCCCCAGAACCTGCCCCAGCTTTCGTTGGCCCATATGCCGCCCAGCACGGTTCCGAGCACGGCGAATAACAGCCCGAACGCGGTCACTCCGTAGGTCATGCGGTAGATGCCCGCATAGAAGTCTTCGTCATTGTTTCGTATGCGCAGCGTCTTGCCCAGGATATACACGTGCCCGATGGCCGCGGCGAACATGGCCGCGCCGTAGCCCATCACGATGGTGGTCACGTGGGCGGACAGCCAGAAGTTGGTATCGAGCACAGCCACGAGGCTCGGCATGGTGTCGACGCCTTCCTTGACCTCGTACCGGTTGGCGAGAAACATCCCTGCCGCGCCCAGCAGCGCGCCCAGCGACACGGCGATACGGCGGCGGTTCATCAGTTCGATGGCGATGGCGAGCGCTACGCTGACGGCCGTCGTGAACAGAATGGTCTCGTAGAGGGTGGTGACAGGGGGCCGGCCGCGGATGATGCAGCGCATGGTGATGCCGATGGCAAGAAGCAAGGTCGGCGTCATAAGCGCATAGGGGGCGAGTGCGGTCAACCGCCGCCAGCCGGGTCTCAGCCACGTGAGGGCAACGAGCAGGAAACACAGAATGAACAGCGGAAAGCTCCGCGCGATGAGCTTGTATCGGTAGTACGCCATTTCCGCGGGGACCTTGTCGTATTCGCCCCGGTCCGCGGCGGCGTTGACGATGTTCCCGTGCAATTCTTCGAGAGTCTGCCTGAACGCCGGCCGGTCGCCGCACAGCGACGCCAATCGTTCGAGCTGCGCCACCTGTGCGATATGCGGCTCGGGGAGTTTCTCCGCCATGAACGCCTCCGCGAGCGCGTCGCCGGGAGAAATCCAGGCGTCGCGGCCGCTGTCCGGTATCGGCGGCAGCAGGACAAATGCTTTCGCGGCAGCGGCGAAGTGATCGGCTTGGCCCAGCAGTTCGCGCAGGGCGGTCAGCTCGGCTTCGCGCTGCTCCGCGCTCAGTCCTCCTCCTTCTCCGGCATTCAAGGTTTGGACGAGCGACGCGAGCAACGGCGCTTTCCGGAGCACGTCGCTGTATCGGGTCCGGCCTTCTTCGGTGAAGATGAGACGCAAACCCTCGGTGTTCCGGGCGGGATACTCCTCGCGGGCAAAATCAAGGAAGGACAAGAGCGACTCGTAGTCCGCGACGTTATGGGCGAGGTTGACGAGCTGGCGCTGGAGCCCTGTCAACTCGCGTTCGGGCATCTCCATGTACTGGTCCGCGAGCTGGTAAAGCTTGTCGCGTCCGGGCAGGAGTTCGAGGT encodes:
- a CDS encoding four helix bundle suffix domain-containing protein, whose product is MPQGFIPPHGGYASLLSYQKAEIVYDATLYFCDRFLDKYDRTRGQMTQAARSGKQNIIEGSMASAASKETELKLTSVARASFKELLADYRDFLRTRGLGEWARDHPYAARLRQRNRSSGANYETFRKGIEHPDPAICANVIIGLIKVTNYLLDQQLRRLERDFLEEGGLRERMTRARLARRDKKHHRGRLP
- a CDS encoding sigma-70 family RNA polymerase sigma factor, giving the protein MRKANLERDSDASLARRWRAGDGQAAAAVVERYTDALGAIAYGVTRNRALAEEAVQETFARATRTLGQLKDPARLGPWLVGIVRHVAVDMARRRSRETPIGDRDIAARSNPGHEAMRNEAAESLGGAIAALPEDQRDILAMKYVAGMSYGAIAETLGMTPDAVSQKLWRVRQKLQKELVEFRP
- a CDS encoding family 78 glycoside hydrolase catalytic domain, with product MRAILMSLLLLGPALAVLAAENGIMAGGLRTDFRVDPLGIEESQPRLSWVVSSGERGVVQNAYRIMAAGSPEFLDAEKPDFWDSGKVESSDMHARYSGKVLYAAQSVSWRVKVWDEHGQASPWSDTATWTMGLLGPSDWQADWIAGRALRPPLEGAQWIWAPDEDFMQAAPGTRFFCRMLELDSGAQLLSARLEISADNECSVRMGTSGFGEIATKTGWERAKSIDVTQHLGSGRNLIGLAVTNTADNPNPAGVIARLDIEYADGTSQTLVTDKSWRAGPKKGWDLASGPDRFQEDPVGGWPNAKELGPPGTEPWGEIKGSGSDVMPIFRTEFAVERKPVKRALACVCGLGHFELSVNGAKVGDHVIDPGWTDYRDTCLYVPFDVTAMLREGSNALGVMLGNGMYNVQGGRYVKFLGSFGEPKLILNLRVEYEDGMVQRVVSDASWKTDDGPIVFSCVYGGEDYDARREQPGWDAPGFDDSEWDAVRVVKGPGGKLRSQSAPPITVARSIRSDKVGSLSPGECIVFLGENLSARPFITVKGEAGARVTITTAERMDKPWEGHSYTYTLKGEGEETFRSRFTYFGFQILRVVGVDLPEDPDAGKERAVLLDAGADFVTSSAPAVGAFHCADPLPGAPHLFNEIDAMIDRSVRSNLQSVLTDCPHREKLGWLEVAHLMGPSILYRYDTHGLYRKICRDTTDSQLEDGLVPDIAPEYTRFSGGFFESAEWGSASVQLPWLLYRWYGDEDVLDQQYATMARYTRYLATTRNEQGLAKAGLGDWYDWSSENGHQGESQHTPGELTATAMLYDNARIVAETAAMQGRDADAAEFGVLAERVRTDFIAAYYKPAEQTVATGSQASLAVALHFGLFPDEARDALAERLVKELESNGYRQTTGEVCFRYLLMALADAGRSDVIYRMLDRGTAPGYGCMLRQWGLKTLSERWDKPGSSLNHCMFGHAQEWFTGYLLGIRQAPGSVGFEHLHIEPTVVEGLNGAEGYFDSPHGRVAVSWNRQDSGIIALDVTVPGNSTADIVLPTGAAENVTESGVPLAGALGIRDIKAGAKTTVTTGSGRYSFVCPAP
- the ccsA gene encoding cytochrome c biogenesis protein CcsA, which codes for MMKRRHNSVILLAACMAIAASAFAQHPPLAPEGPPPRWDAQTLELFGSLPVQEGGRIKPMSTVAAFKLLKLRGKRSWRGPERPGDSRVQRALMGVSHPELGPVEWLMDTLFYPRAAAAYPVFLVQSDELADAIGVPHQGKRKRDRYSYLELLPGRDKLYQLADQYMEMPERELTGLQRQLVNLAHNVADYESLLSFLDFAREEYPARNTEGLRLIFTEEGRTRYSDVLRKAPLLASLVQTLNAGEGGGLSAEQREAELTALRELLGQADHFAAAAKAFVLLPPIPDSGRDAWISPGDALAEAFMAEKLPEPHIAQVAQLERLASLCGDRPAFRQTLEELHGNIVNAAADRGEYDKVPAEMAYYRYKLIARSFPLFILCFLLVALTWLRPGWRRLTALAPYALMTPTLLLAIGITMRCIIRGRPPVTTLYETILFTTAVSVALAIAIELMNRRRIAVSLGALLGAAGMFLANRYEVKEGVDTMPSLVAVLDTNFWLSAHVTTIVMGYGAAMFAAAIGHVYILGKTLRIRNNDEDFYAGIYRMTYGVTAFGLLFAVLGTVLGGIWANESWGRFWGWDPKENGALMLVLWMLTVLHARLGNYIRALGFNIGAVLCGMVVAFSWWGVNLLGVGLHSYGFTSGIFRTLAAFYVIETAVVLLGMFVWLRDDGYLAPAQPAPNTEP
- a CDS encoding PilZ domain-containing protein — translated: MQERRKTLRRQADIAAKERVRELETLVAELGGQREFRRKRRHVIRHTCQVRIQMLIGHAAGYSNDWDFDAVAIPGRLLDLNTDGAQLFTKQRLETGQHLRLAIKLRNGQEIHMPADIRWVRHLPEKGGFCAGVAFNGLADADSRIVTAFLQELDASAGF
- a CDS encoding carboxypeptidase regulatory-like domain-containing protein, which produces IELHVKLLPETVYTGRVVDAAGNPIAEVRVAAEGAEDPAHDVAVTDAEGQFSVAARAAYGALYFSHPNYALTWIQRVASPEPVQATLTAGASLRLRVMQGSQPVPGAVVQVASEIPEALGYAMRRETDETGCVVFHQVPPDPEVLAELAVVVTAPNGVKGRLMEVPSLQPGATAETVLTLPDEYPGEVSGTVVDAEGNPLAGIPVIVGTSDDVAICSYTNESGVYTAGLPFGESQVFIARDLLAPGQFVAKPSGNRLQVNKSGATFVQNFTISSVKKDVAFVRSGGAPVEEVWLQLWPVLPTGFRGFVDDSVKWKVATAAGHIQALCAQIYRGYAYDPAGEQVAFVGVPEDLTEVTVVFNQPAGAIAGRVVDPSGKPLAAASVSTSSSAEGYPSAYAWTDAEGRFRIEALPTDSTYWLGFSLRGYQLLPGSLVAGLQPQRDPVAVEYVMAPQDAGLLGQVLAADGSALPRTHLMLADRDRVLKSVPSGGDGTFYFEVAEGSYTLWALAPAMDAMTSVAVTAPSQGNVITLPVASPPPVSNVPAPQGRESERASNNFKQMGLVFKMYANESQGALFPPLEAQDGVFTPEFKKIYPEYLTDTTVLYPNDGITRCYFAHAVTSEAQGMAFLDAVQQLGIAAVRDQDIQVGAGKGTAGGEVIFRLNEGLANQVFPDAPAGMVGSMMQASIPVLWEVPGEREESGGWVLYMDGHVQWQPYPGPFPMTEAFVTRIRGVLGLAN